The Carassius auratus strain Wakin unplaced genomic scaffold, ASM336829v1 scaf_tig00013168, whole genome shotgun sequence genome includes a region encoding these proteins:
- the LOC113073887 gene encoding saccharopine dehydrogenase-like oxidoreductase, which produces MASFSTSSSRPYHIIIFGASGFTGQFVVEEVARTASEGPEGSLKWAVAGRNRTKLEKVLEQAAGALSKPELKSEVDILIADVSDLDSLAVMCKQAVIVLSCVGPYRFFGEPVVKSCVENGAHCIDISGEPQFLESMQLNYHDQAAEKGVYIVGSCGFDSIPADMGVIYTRDQFKGTLTSVESFLTASTGPEGGCIHDGTWQSAIFGLADSNKLRSLRKKFGHKPLPVVGPKIKRRGTLFYSNELQQYAIPFMGTDPSVVKRTQRYLTEELKESPVQYGAYVGIGGISNVFKLVFAGLMFFFLVKFSFGRNLLIKFPEFFSFGFFSKAGPTRKQMEGSSFHFIFLGEGYTEGSDPSEGKPNGKIRTLVKGPEVGYVATPIAMVQAALTMLKESDSLPNTGGVYTPGATFAKTTLIDRLNKHGIQFSVL; this is translated from the exons ATGGCGTCGTTCAGTACCTCATCCAGCAGGCCCTACCACATCATCATCTTCGGAGCTTCTGGTTTCACggggcagttcgtggtggaggagGTGGCCCGCACCGCGTCCGAGGGTCCCGAGGGGAGTCTGAAATGGGCCGTAGCCGGCAGGAACAGAACCAAGCTGGAGAAAGTTTTGGAGCAGGCCGCCGGAGCTCTAA GTAAGCCGGAGCTGAAGTCCGAGGTAGATATTCTCATCGCAGATGTCAGCGATCTGGATTCCCTGGCTGTGATGTGCAAACAGGCTGTTATTGTGCTCAGCTGTGTGGGCCCT TACAGATTTTTTGGAGAACCTGTTGTCAAGTCATGTGTGGAGAACGGAGCACACTGCATTGATATCTCCGGAGAACCACAG TTCCTGGAGAGTATGCAGCTGAACTATCATGACCAGGCTGCTGAAAAGGGCGTCTACATTGTGGGAAGCTGTGGTTTTGACTCCATTCCTGCAGACATGGGTGTCATTTATACCAGGGACCAGTTTAAAG GGACACTAACCTCCGTGGAGAGCTTTTTGACTGCAAGTACAGGGCCAGAG GGAGGCTGCATCCATGATGGCACCTGGCAGTCGGCCATCTTTGGCTTAGCCGACAGCAACAAGTTGCGGAGCCTCAGGAAGAAGTTCGGTCACAAGCCTCTCCCTGTAGTGGGGCCTAAAATTAAAAGGAG GGGCACACTGTTTTATAGTAACGAGTTGCAGCAATATGCAATTCCCTTCATGGGTACCGACCCATCAGTGGTGAAAAGGACCCAGCGTTACCTAACTGAAGAACTCAAGGAGTCTCCG GTTCAGTATGGGGCGTATGTTGGCATCGGCGGTATTTCCAACGTTTTCAAACTTGTCTTCGCTGGATTGATGTTCTTTTTCCTTGTAAAGTTCAGCTTTGGCAGAAATCTCCTCATTAAG TTTCCAGAGTTTTTCTCATTCGGCTTCTTCTCCAAAGCAGGTCCAACCAGAAAACAG ATGGAGGGCTCCTCTTTCCATTTCATATTTCTCGGAGAGGGTTACACTGAAGGTTCAGACCCTAGTGAGGGCAAACCTAATGGCAAGATCCGCACACTAGTCAAAGGACCTG AGGTAGGATATGTCGCCACACCAATCGCTATGGTTCAGGCGGCTCTTACCATGTTAAAAGAATCAGATTCTCTTCCAAACAC CGGCGGTGTTTACACTCCAGGAGCGACGTTTGCCAAGACCACCCTCATCGACCGCCTCAACAAACATGGCATTCAGTTCTCCGTCCTTTAA